The Streptomyces sp. NBC_00576 genome contains the following window.
CTGCTCACCAAGGGCGTCATGCCGATGTTCGTCTTCCGCACCGACGACCTCGACGCCATGTTCGAGAAGGTACGGGCGTCCGGCGCCGAGGTGCTCCAGGAACCCATGGACCAGGCGTGGGGCCCGCGCGACTGCGCGTTCCGCGACCCCTCGGGCAACCTGGTACGGATCTCGCAGAAGCCGAAGGGCTAGACAGGCCCAGGCCCTCGGGAGCAGCCTGCGGCAGCCCACAGCAAACCCAGACGAGACGGAGACCCGATGAGCAGGACCCCGAGGACGGACCCGCAGCCGGACGCGCCGGCCGCACCGCACAGCGCCGACAGCCACGATCTGATCCGTGTGTACGGTGCGCGCGAGAACAACCTCAAGGACGTCAGCATCGAGCTGCCGAAGCGTCGCCTGACGGTGTTCACCGGTGTCTCCGGTTCGGGCAAGAGTTCGCTGGTCTTCGACACGATCGCCGCGGAGTCGCAGCGGCTGATCAACGAGACGTACAGCGCGTTCGTCCAGGGGTTCATGCCGACGCTCGCGCGGCCCGAGGTCGACGTACTCGAAGGGCTGACGACCGCGATCATCGTCGACCAGCAGCGGCTGGGTGCCGACCCGCGCTCCACGGTCGGCACCGCCACCGACGCCAACGCGATGCTGCGCATCCTCTTCAGCCGACTCGGCCAGCCGCACATCGGACCGCCCAGCGCGTACTCCTTCAACACGGCCTCGGTCCGGGCGAGCGGCGGGATCACCGTCGAACGCGGTGCCGAGAAGACCAAGACCGTCAAGGCGACGTTCAACCGCACCGGCGGTATGTGCACGCGCTGCGAGGGCCGGGGCGCGGTCTCCGACATCGACCTCACCCAGCTCTACGACGACTCCAAGTCGATCGCCGAGGGCGCGTTCACCATCCCCGGCTGGAAGTCGGACAGCCAGTGGACGGTGGGGCTCTACGCCCAGTCGGGCTTCCTCGACCCGAACAAACCGATCCGCAACTTCACCAAGAAGGAGATGCGGGACTTCCTCTACGGCGAGCCGACCAAGGTCAAGGTCAACGGCGTCAACCTCACCTACGAGGGGCTGATCCCCAAGATCCAGAAGTCGTTCCTGTCGAAGGACAAGGAGGCGCTGCAGCCGCACATCCGGGCGTTCGTGGAGCGGGCGGTCACCTTCACCGTCTGCCCCGAGTGCGAGGGGACCCGGCTCAGCGAGGGCGCCCGGTCGTCGAAGATCAAGAAGATCAGCATCGGTGACGCCTGTGCCATGGAGATCCGGGATCTGGCCGAGTGGGTCCGCGGCCTCAAGGACGCCTCGGTGGCGCCGCTGCTCACCGCACTCCAGCACACGCTGGACTCGTTCGTGGAGATCGGCCTCGGCTATCTCTCGCTCGACCGCGCCTCGGGCACCCTGTCCGGCGGCGAGGCGCAGCGCGTCAAGATGATCCGCCACCTCGGCTCCTCGCTCACCGACATCACGTACGTCTTCGACGAGCCGACGATCGGCCTGCACCCGCACGACATCCAGCGCATGAACGACCTGCTGCTGCGGCTGCGCGACAAGGGCAACACCGTGCTCGTCGTGGAGCACAAGCCCGAGGTGATCGCGATCGCCGACCACGTCGTCGACCTCGGCCCCGGCGCGGGTACGGCGGGCGGCACGGTCTGCTTCGAGGGCACCGTCGAGGGGCTGCGGACCG
Protein-coding sequences here:
- a CDS encoding excinuclease ABC subunit UvrA encodes the protein MSRTPRTDPQPDAPAAPHSADSHDLIRVYGARENNLKDVSIELPKRRLTVFTGVSGSGKSSLVFDTIAAESQRLINETYSAFVQGFMPTLARPEVDVLEGLTTAIIVDQQRLGADPRSTVGTATDANAMLRILFSRLGQPHIGPPSAYSFNTASVRASGGITVERGAEKTKTVKATFNRTGGMCTRCEGRGAVSDIDLTQLYDDSKSIAEGAFTIPGWKSDSQWTVGLYAQSGFLDPNKPIRNFTKKEMRDFLYGEPTKVKVNGVNLTYEGLIPKIQKSFLSKDKEALQPHIRAFVERAVTFTVCPECEGTRLSEGARSSKIKKISIGDACAMEIRDLAEWVRGLKDASVAPLLTALQHTLDSFVEIGLGYLSLDRASGTLSGGEAQRVKMIRHLGSSLTDITYVFDEPTIGLHPHDIQRMNDLLLRLRDKGNTVLVVEHKPEVIAIADHVVDLGPGAGTAGGTVCFEGTVEGLRTGGTVTGRHFDDRATLKETVRKASGTLPIRGATKHNLQGVDVDIPLGVLCVVTGVAGSGKSSLIHGSLVETRGAVADGVVAVDQTPIRGSRRSNPATYTGLLDPIRTAFAKANGVKPALFSANSEGACPTCNGAGVIYTDLAMMAGVATTCEDCEGKRFQAAVLEYHLGGRDISEVLAMSVTEAEEFFGAGEARTPTAHRVLDRLADVGLGYLSLGQPLTTLSGGERQRLKLATHMGDKGGVYVLDEPTTGLHLADVEHLLGLLDRLVDSGKSVIVVEHHQAVMAHADWIIDLGPGAGHDGGRIVFEGTPADLVAARSTLTGEHLAGYVGA